AATACTATCCAATCTGTCACGAGACTGGAATGTGAAGGGACTCAAGGGATTGCGCCTGTAGTTTTCCAGGTTCTCACAACTGTTTATAAACCCATTATCTGTTGGCATTACTCTTGCTTCTTTGGCACAACTCAATCCTGCTGAACAGAGAAGGGTGCTTTTAGGTAGTTTCTCAGTttagcgagagaggagagacattgaccaggtttacatgcacaccaatatcccATTATTATTCAGGATACGCAAGTATTCCGTTTGAGTCAACGCATATAAACATCATATCCTGTTTAAAATAACCCAAATAAGCTCGTATCCTGGTTTTGAGAAACCCGAATAAGATGCTTGGGAAATGCTGATCTTCGACGGCATACTGTGGCATGTGAACATCTTATCCAGTCAGCTTTTTTTCAGCAGTCTAAGTATCACATAGTACCACCTTTTGAAGTTCAGATAGAAACTGTAATAGTTGGAATAGTAACTAATGTGGAACGGACTGTATGCCTCTgataatattaactcctgcagaatgaaGTGCTTCTTGCAGTAAAATTAGAGACCAAATGTTCATTTGAGAAATACCTAATTTGAGAAATACCGTGAAAAAATGCAAATGCACGCTTAGGGACTGTATTGTATAGGCCCAAAAAATGTTACCGTCATAAAAGCTgacttaaaaaaaatacaaaataaaacttTCAACCACAGCGTCGAAGACCAACTGAAATACTACCAGAAACATCCAATAGTTCACAGCTTTTCATTTCCTTAAAACAAACTGATGTCATTTCAACATTTTTGCACGGAAACATCTCCCCGGTACCTAAACGTTTTCGCTCTGCGAGAGAAACAGAAATGAAAGACAACTTtaccgatgtcaactagattgtTGATGCATTCATTCTATTGATTTATGACATCATTCTGGTGAGCAAGGCTTTATTTTGTATTCTAGATCATCAAGTAATGACAAGGGAAACTGCAGGTTTCTAACTAtagactacatggaactcttccacatcaagtaactcaagctagcagtaaaatcagatttaTAAACACTGATAAaacacctcatggcacaacgCGGACTGTAAAACCACAAACACATTGTAATACTGTACATTTTATATTGTAGATTTGTAGTGACAGCGTAGTGATGTAATAACTTCTTGTATGATGCGTTGTTTTGTTTATGATGTaggccaggggtgtcaaactaattTTGCTGAGGGAGGCCCACATTCGTTCTTCAACGAGGTCCGGAGGGCCGCACGGAAAATTGGTTATATTTCCTATCCATCAAaacgtttgtttttttgttgtagcTTTCGTTTCAGTGATTATTAGCTAGCTGGACAAAGAAAACTGTACGAATGCAGGTCCATTATCATTCCTACACAGTTTCAGTTTGGTTCTTGTCACTTTTTTCTCAAACTACCCACGGGCCGGATTGGACCCCTGCACGGGCCAGATCTTGCTATACGTTCTACACCCCTGATGTAGGTGGTTAAGTTGTTGTTGTTATAAACCTGTTTGGAAACCAGGACGAGAGGATGCTGTAAGAGTAGGTGCACGTTAACACCTTATCCTGAATAAGACCTTAACCGGGAAATGAGCAACTATCTGGAATACTGCGTGCATGTAAACGTGGTCACTGTCGTGTTTGTTGTGCATCTGCTGCTTGCTCTCTGGAAGGGCTGGGTTCTGCTGGGTAATACCCAGTCTGTTGAGATGTTCTCATCCTCTCACATGCACAAGCAAAATAAAAAATGCAGGTCAACCCCAGGCTTTCCATGTCTAacattttgaggaagtgtaaTGAGATTCAAGAGATATGCAATGTTATGGTTTTCAGTCAAATTAACTTGAGATCTACTGGACCTTATTTTCAGATATTCTATATGTTATCAAACACACACTTTGATCTGTACCTTCTCCATCTCGTTGCTTTTTCTCTTCCTGGCTGAGCGGGTGATTTTGTCCTCTCCCTGCCTCCGAATGTTCAGCTTGTTGGGTTGCAGAGTGGTGAATTGGATCTCCAGCTCTGGTTTGGGGAAGCGATGCTCTCGGCTGCCGTCTGTGGACACCTCCGAGAAGTCCAGTTCCTGCCCAGACAGACAGGCCAACattatacacacagaccacaaaaTATAAAATAGGAATGTTCTTTTTACACCCATATTGGGATGAGTCCAGGGGCTAAAATGAACACCTGCCAAATGCTGGGAGACTTTTTAATTATCAGGTAAGATGTCTACTTCACCACCCATGTTGGTGGGTGGTCAGGGCTCCACATTGTGAGCATTTCACTCGCATATGTGAATAAAAAGTCAAGTATGATCACATTTATAGCAAAATAAATGctgcagtagctgttttcaaagtCTTTCTGCGCTGCAACACTGCCTGGCTGGGGGCTGTGCTTACGCACGTGAAGTGCTGAGACTAGGACTAAAGGAACAATTAATCAAaaggccacctggactatttacattgacccccccccccccccccccccagtgtttttacactgctactactcgTTGTTTATTAACTATTCATAGTCACTTTataaatgacctcgactaacctctacccacgcacattgactcggtaccggcaccccctgtatatagcctcgttattgttatgtaaataTCGTGTTACTTtcagattacatttttttttttcagtcgtcatttcacagtaaggttaaaacattttttttttttaaatctacctgCCAAagtggctggtggaccaaaagGTTACATTTAGGCCCTGTATGAGTCTATCCCTGATGTTGTGGCTGAAAAATGACAAGGAAACAGTCAACCACTCAGAATGGGAAGCAGCCCAATGATTCTCTGATCTATACTGACCTCTTGTGTTTGGAAGTTGGCGTGCTCGTTGAGCTCCCTgagttctctctctttgtccgcTTTCCTCTCCTGGAGTTTCTGCATCTCTAATTTAAGGGCCTCCACCAGAGAGCCACTCTCCTCCCTGATCTCTTCTTTCTCAGAGGGCTGCTTTGGCAAGGTCTCCTGAAAACAGAACTATTAGTATTAGAGGCCGACAGTCCTTATGGTGAGACATACTGTCAATTGCGCCTGTCTGAACTTGCACCAGCTTTCCCTGCAACTACATATCATTTCATTGGAAGAATGTGATAAGACATAGGCAGGTAATATTCTGCTGAAGAGGTCTCTACACTACATCAGATGGATCGAAGATCATGCGactagggcctcccgagtggtgcagcggtctaaggcatcgcAGGGCTAgctgtgtcactacagatcctggctcgataccaggctgtgtcgcagGGAGCCGGGAGACCCACCGGGAGACCCACGAGGCaacgtacaattggcccagagtcgcccgggttagggagggtttggccggcaagcatgtccttgtcccatcgcactctagcgaacTCCGTGGCAGGCCGGGcgaatgcacgctgacacggtcgccaagtgtacggtgtttcctccgacacattggtgcggctggccaCCGGGCTAAAcgtgcgttgtgtcaagaagcagtgcggcttggttgggttgtgtttcagaggacgcacggctctcgaccttcgcctctcccaagtacGTACCATACACGTGTtgtagcgatgggacaagactaacctAACTAATTGGATAACACCAAATTGAGGATTAAAAAAACTATAAAAAAGCGACTTGAATATAAGTGATGAGGTAAAAGGTTTCCAATAAAAACTAGACTGTCACATACACTACAAAATGCTATTTCTGTGACCTTATTCTGTACTCATTTCATCAAAGGAAGTTACCGCTGCACATTCACTGCCTACGCACTCAAACTCTGTTAAGTACTGCCTTTGACCCAGAGACACCATTACAAGCCCAGCAGTTCGAATGCGTTCATTATTCAGAGTCAGAATGATCCCATTTACCTCTTCAGTCTGCAGCTGCCTACAGCGGAGCTCTTCTGAACACCCTCTCAAGAACTCCAGGGCCAGGCACGgactcttctcctcctctggcCCATTGGCTACCTTCATCAGAATGGCCTTCTCTTCAAGCCACCTCTCCGACTCATACTGTTCATTAGACAGCTAGGAGGATATCAAAAGGAATGGTTACTTTCCTCACCACGTGTGCGTACACCGTCCCATCTCAGACAGAAACGTAAATGGCTGGAGTTTCAGGAGGGACGTCGAGTAGTGATCTTACCCTCAAGCTCTCTTCGGTCTGTTGACATTCCCACTTCACGTTCTCGCACTGGCCGGGACAGTCGTTGAGGACATGAGAGGACTTGGCACCGTTTGTGTTTTTCTGTAGGCAGCCACCCTTCAAACTTGTCAGCTCTTAAATCCAAAATCGAGACATTCCAGACAAATCCACTTAATGTTTCTGAATGAAGATACATGTTGAAATCAATGGGGGGGTGGGATTCTACAAAAAGTGTGTGACCACTCACCTTCACTTAAAGCCTCAATCTCTTTCACCTTGGCTTCCAGAATCTGCTCTTGTTCGGtctgtgtcctctcctgctctgtcagtGCAAGACGCAAGTCTTCAATCACCTTTTCCTTGGACTTTCCATgactctccacctcctccagttTCCGTTGAGCCTCTTCTAGTCTCTCTTGCAGAGCTCTGCACTGGGCCTCCATCTCAGCCAGCTGCTTCTCCAACACTGCAACCCTCTCAGAGCTGCCTCCAGAGGCCTGCACCTGCACCTCCAGGTCCACGATCTGCTCCTTCTGGTGGCCTGACACCTTTTTGAGGTCAGCGTAACTCTTCATAATTTCGTTGTAAGCCCCGTTCTCTAATTCGTAGCCCTGTAGGTTGAATTGGGCCTCCGACCACTGTGTCTCCAGCTGGTTGCAGAGTTCCTCCTGTCCAGAGAGCTTCTCTCTGACCTGGTTGAGCTCCTGCTCCAGGTCAGCTATCCGCTGGCTCTTCTGAACAGACTTCTCCACCACGATCTCACACTGCCTCTTCATGGCATCTATGGCGTCATGGAACTTGAAGTTGTTCCTCTGTGCAGAAGAGACCTTCAGTTCCTCCGCATCCTTCCGGAGTCGTTCTGTTTCCAAAGTCAAGGATTCAATGGTTTGGTATTTTTGGTTGGATTTGTCTTTAAGACCCTTCGAGAGTGCTCTGGATGCTTCTATCTCCTCTGGAAGCTTGGTGGACTTCTCAGTCTGTTCGGTAAGTTCTGTTTGGAGAGTTTTCACCGAAGACTCCACTTTCAATGATGTCTGCTGGAGCTGGAAGATGCTGTTGACAAGAGCTTTGTTGTCTTTGGAGAGCCTGgctgtctctttcctctcttcctccagcgAGGCCATAACAGCTTCACAACAATCAGTCTGCTCCTCCAGATCATCGCTGAGCTTCTGGACAGTCTGTTCGAATGAAACCCTCTCACGTTTGAGCTCTTCAGCGACTTCGTTCTTTCTTTTTATCTCTCCTTTGACCGTCTCCAACTTCTGAACCGTCGCCTCGTTTTCTTCTTTTAACTGTGAAATGGTCATGTCTTTTTGGCGACATACCACCTGGAGTTTCTCCAACTCATCTGCCAGAATGAGACGCTCGACCTCAAGACTCCCTGGAGAGAGTAAAGGAGAAGGTCAGACAGATACAGAACTCTATAAGTAAATGGAAACATACAGACTATTAGCCAGATACAAGATGAAACCCTCTTcatgtgtttgggggggggggggggggggggcgatgacGACTACCTTTCTTCAGGGCAGGCTGATCATCAAGGTCTTCCAGGACATCTGCATGGCGTTTTCTGCCCTCCTCAGAACTGGGACTGTCCCGGTTCATACATTTACAATTCTGTTTCAAGCTCAGGATCTCCTCCTTGATGGAGTCAACCAAGGCCCTCTGTTGACAAAAACAGTGAAAGGGAATGCATATTATCATATACAGAGGTTCTGTGATGGATCATACTACATACACTTCAACTGATAACAAAGCAACCCCACatatgccattaatacaggtgcAAGTATGAAATAATTTACTTACATCCCTAGTTGAAGCCTCACTATTCTGGTCCATTGCTTCCTGCAGCTTGGTTATCACATTGTCTTTCTCATGGCAGGTTTCCATTAAGGCCTCAAAATTCTGCGTCTGAGATTCCAAATTCTGCATGCAATCAAAATATGGAAAACCATCAAGTCTAACCCAACCTTTCATTCAGTGCTCATATGCAACAAAAGACATCAGGCATCAATATCAAGCCAGGCTTACCTCCTTCACTTCCTCTAGCTGTCCGCACACTGTTTTCATTTCAATGCTCATTTCGGCCATTTCTGTAAACAGAAGGAAAACACACATGAGCTAAATACAGATTATTTATCATGATCAAATCCCAGTAAGTGAGACACATTATACATACCATTGGTTTTGAATTTGAGTTGCTGTTGGGTCTTGAGGAGCTCTTCTGATAAGTCGTCCACTTGCTTCATCAGGCTGGCCACAGTGCCAGGAGACTCAGGCAGGTCCACCAGGCAGGTCTGTGCAGCCTCCGCATCCCTCCTGATTCTAGCCAGGTCGTCTCGCATAGTGTCAACGATCCCCTCCAAGAGCCCTACCTTATCCTCCTGTGATGGAAAACAAAGATATCAGAACTAAATGAATCATGCTATTCAAACAAGAACAGGTAAGGATGTTAGTGGTGAAGTTGTATTTTCTGCCAGATCTGATATTATGACCTGTGATCTGAATGAGACTTACCTTTGTTGTTTCCTTGTCACAAGAGACACTTGCACACTCGCTGACACTCTTGCCGACTAAATTTTTCAGGATTTCCAACCTCTTGTCCACTCGGTCCTCGGTGATCTCCCTCTCTTTCGCAAGACGCTCGCTGCAAGACAAAAACATTGTTCAGTCAATGCATCTACAGACAACAGCTAAGATTGACAGCTCTTTTAAAGAGAGGGAAATGCATTGACTACTTACTTGTAATCACTTTCCATTTTGGAAAATAGCTCCATGAACTCGATGGTGACCTCTTCACGGATGTGAGACTCCAAAGCCAATTTCTCAGCTTCCTCCTTCAGAAGCTTCTCCTTTAGTTCCTCCACCAGAGCAATTAAAATACACAACAAAATCAATATTTAACAGTCAGTGAAAATTAATTAGTTTCACAACATATTGAATATTGACAAAACATACATTGCTGAAGTCCTCAAGTGCCATCTTGTCCTCTTCTCTCACCTCAAGAATGGTTTCCTCTGCCATTCCCTCATCACAACTTtcctcttcatcatcctcctcttcctgcaAATCCTCCAGAGTGGTTTCCCAAGCCACCATGGAGCTCTTCCTCCTACTCCATAGGTCTTTGCAGTCAGCATTGTTGATGATGAGGGACACCTCTCTGGCAGATATCTTTGGGGCAATGGCAAGGACTGGTTTGATATTGAGGACCACCACCTGAGAGACCATAAAGAAATAAGATAAATGAGCATTTTCCCCCACCTATATTACCAACCACAAGCTTACGCTTCCTTATAAAGCTCCACCGACTGACCTTTTGGGCGACAGCGGAGAACTTGAGGACGTTGAGCGTCTCGTCGTACATGGAGGCGCATTGGTTGATGTTGATGATCATGCAGGCTTTCCCTCTACCAGAGAAAAAGCCCTGGAGGTAGTGTGTGAGCTTGCTCTCTCTGAAGGGCACATGTTGTCGGAACCTGGAAGATATGTACATAAAAGGAGCATTATATTGGTTTATTAGAAACAAACACGCAGTCAGTGTGTGTAAAAGCATTCATCTCTATACAGATCAAATACTCACTTGGCTTGCTGGTTGAGCCTCAGAGTGTTGATGCATTTGCCCAGAATCAGCAATGAGGTATTGATGTTGCCAGCCTCTTTTAGCTGCACTCCTTTATTCTGAGTCCTTCCACATCTTTCCGATCCAGCCAGATCACACAACGACAACCTTAGACATAACACACAACCATGAATAAAAACAGGACAAACTGGAGAAGAGCAAGGGGAAAAAAAAACACGGAATAACTTGGTCACGTACTCGCTAATTGTGTGGACTCTGGGTACACCAACATCTTCAATACGCAAGATCCGAATGGAGAATATGCTATGGCTTCTGCTGGAGACGTTGTTGAGCTTCGTGCAGGAGAAACTCTGGTTCTTCTTTCCGATCTTCATGATTTTGTACGCCTCCTCGAAATTGTTTACTTGAACCCACTTTAGAGCTACAAGAGAAACCATGTGTATGTTCTGTATGAACTGAAATCCCATAGCATCTAGACTAATACCTCACATATTCAATCAAAGGGATATTACCTTTCACAAAGGTGTTGCCATTGATGTCCTGGGACAGCCGATGGACGGTTCTCCTATGTGAGCCATTAGGAATGGGCTCCAGTAGGTCGTGGATATTCTCATTGTAGATTTCACAGAAGGACACCCACACAGAGTATTTAGTGTGGGAGTCCACATCCAGGCagaacctgtctccttccccctgaTCACTGACATCGCTTAAGGAAGAACCTGTCAATCAGACAACAAATCTTACATTGATATAACAACAGTGTCAATTAAAGTGTTTATTTGGTGTCAAATTGAGTATCAAGAAATTCTCAAAATACATAGCTGCTGTACTTAAAATATTCAAAGCCTGAAAAAAGTTTCTTACCCTCCAGTATTGTTGACTTGCAAGTGGAGCTCATCGTACTTTTAAGAAAACCACACTGAAGAAAAGAAAGATGGAAAGAAAGTAGTCAGACTCATGTACATTTCAGAGAGAAAGCAAAGTGGACATTGTGCTTGAGGTTTTACTGGTAAACCTCACCTCCTTTGACAGTCTCAAGAGGTTTAGCTTATTTGTAGTCTCTTCATCCTGCTGGAACTTTGTGAGCCTGGTGAAGTCTCTGCATCGATGTGGTTTGACGTCGTTCCGCGTGTAGACTCTGCCCTCAATGCTGTTGAAGATCATGTTCAACGACCTTGGCAAAATTCCACCATCACTCTCAGGGCCTTAAtgtaaaatagattaagggttaAAAAGGCACAATGCCAAAAGTGTTTAACTTGAAGCTGCATCTGTCACACAATTGTTTTATTGTGGTGAGCGGCGGGTATGAAACAGAGGTCAAAGTGCACATTGGAAAcatgcaatttaaaaaaaatatataataataataagaatgtTTCAATAGATTCTGACCGAGTAATGTGAATGTCTTCCCAGCGTTGGTGACTCCATATGTGAAGACAACAGAATTCCCTCCTTCTAGAACATCCCTTACCAGACGTTTCACTGTGCCAGCAAACATCTgcctctgtgtagtgtcagggccATACACCTGGCacggatggggggggggggggggggtaaagaaaAATGTCCACACTAATTTCTTAGAAAAAGTACATCTTTACAAATAGCTACTAATCAAACAGCCAGCGAAGGCCTTACCTGGGTGAACTGAAATCGTTGGGCTGTCTGAGAGACTGGTTTGTCACCGTCTGAGTGACTGGTTTGTCGTCTGGTTGATAAAGAGGTCCTAGGTGCCCTGAGTAAAACGGTGTCTGGTGGCTCCATGGAGACACATTCCTAGATTCAAACGGAGGAAAAGGAGTATGTACCACAGCATTCGGATCAATCATAATGCTCCTTAGTATACTGAATGTGTGTCATGGGAAAATACCTGAGATTCACCACTTTCATTCTCTTCTGCGTTAAAGGGACGTATCCTGAGGTAGGCCCGCAGATGCTCTTTCTCAAATAATACAGAATCCTGTAGGCAGATAAGTAGACAGCATTTTATTGGGATTTAGTTCAAAGATGAAGCTATGAAACAAATTCCTACATCTAGCTATATAGCATAACAAGTTAACTCGTCACATCAAGAAACAAACCTGTGGCATAGCAGATGGAATTGCACAACAATCAGCAAACAAATTCTCTCTCAAATCCTCAACCACAATCGGTCCCACTTTCTCTGGTTTCTTGTCCAAACACGTATCCATCACTCTAAAAGacagacatttcacattgtttATGATGTCCTTTACTCTTTACTCTGAtaaaagcatttcgctacacccacaataacatctgctgaacgtgtatgtgacaaataaaatttgaataAGCTAGCTAAAGGCTAGCCGTTAGCTaaactagctaactaacgttgCGTCACTGGAAAGACGACATAACGCGTTGGCTTAGAGAGTCCAAAGGTTATGCACCTATCTTTTGTAGCTATAGTTATAAAAACGTTGAAATACTATAATAACTGACATACTGTGTATTTTTATTCACACAAACATTGAACTGCAGTCCTCTCAATCTGGTTCCAAACAACCTGGCCGGTATAATTTTCAAACTGGACCAATCAGACAGCATGCTGCAAGCAACAACCGGATGCGGAAATATAAAAAACGACATACCCCATAAGGCATTTCAATTAACTCACTGTCGACATGCAAGTTTAAAATTATACACATGGAAACATGGCTGTGTTTATGGATTCGAATATTAGCTACACAACCGATAAAAAACGACTTCAGAATGTTATTGCAACAGCAGCGCACCGTAACTATGTTTGATCCTTTTACATTTGCATAATTGTTTAACTAGCACAAACCTTTATGCATAAAGAAGACCATGGCTGCCTGGATAACGTTATGTTAGCTAGTAGCTCACCGTAACTAGCTATGTTTTTATCTTCTCATTTGCAAAACTGTTAAGCTTAACACTAACTTCAGATTCGTCTTTGCTAACGTCTACGCGCTAGTTCATCGCTTGAGGCAACCCTCAATATGTCGTCGTACGATGGACCAGAACTAGCTGAAAGATGTCTTGATTGATTTGCTAATCAAGTACTGTAACGTTTTCATGTTTCAGTTGGATACTCCACAGTTGCCATCAATTATGTGGTTAATTTGCAACAAAAGAAACAGGTAGGCTCGGTGTTCCCTGTTTTATAACTCGCCAAGTCAAGAGAGCTGTCCTCCCCTTTGTTAATAACATTTGTTTGCTTATGTTTACAGGAAATTGGCCAACCAAAATGTGTCTCAGAGCTGTATGATACATTTCCCATAGTGCAGGTAATGTGGAGTAATATTGATGTATAAGGTAATACTTTTTCATGATGATAACTATCACATTTCTCCATGCAGTGGGATAAtaactaaatatatttttttgcacaGGGTAAATCCAGAACAATCAAGGTTTTAAACCGACTGACAGTTGTGGCCTCAGACCCATCACACTTTGAGTCCAATATAcactgtataaaacattaggaacaccttttgtAATATTGAGTCGACCTCTTTTGCCcatagaacagcctcaattcgtcagagcatggactctacacaaggtgtcaagcgttccacaggaatgatggccaatgttgactccaacattGGCCATTGGCCaactgaccctccgttacatcatGACGTGTCAtgccgtaacgtacagcacgcgtaaagcaactatttctgtcttacaatctctccaccaggtgtagcacttctctcatcgtttaaaaacaagaaatggacagtgacagggtaagggggatacctagtaatTTTTTGCGTCGTCACTGTAAGCGATCATTACTCTCAAAAGACaatgtttacttctgaagatcactttagcaccgccctaaaaacccgattcaaattcgacacaaaccttcaaataggtatgtaatgacacattatataaactctttatagtgttttatttacattttagaggcaatAAGGTGATAaattggacagatcgagtgaaaaaaggCCGTTTCCCCACAGGtgatctctccttctcactatcacgcattagtttcgcttccccacctgccatttttaaaaagacccgatggcgctcattgccttcttgaattatgcagaaacgggcaacGTGAAGGTCATGTAATTtattttgttggaaaggggagaaattgtgctttactaTGGTATTAACATTACaattgatctggaagtattatgtttttggggcgctaaaataaggtcaattgtacggaccaaggcgatgtacaaaagtgagtgagtttacgttactaccataccccattcaaaggcacttaaatcttttctTGCCCatacaccctctgaatggcacacatacaatccatgtctcaaggcttaaaaatcactTTTTGACCTGTTTCCTTCCATCTACACCaattttaagtggatttaacaggtgacatcaataagggatcatgtctttcagctggtcagtctgtcatggaatgaGCAAGTGTTCCTAAGGTTTTGTATACTCTGTGTGCAGTAGAAGTTTAAACATTTGCTGACAGTATTCATATTGCATGATTTTTCAAATAATATCTGTCCCAGAGACCAATTGCAGAGTACAAAGCCTATGACTTAGTGGCTGTCTATCCTAAAACAGAGAAGTTGTTTCGTGTAAGTACATTTTTCAGCATCATTATCCACTACTGACAATGTATGTTAGGATAACCTTCTGCTCATTTTGGTGTTCTACTTGTTTCAATGGGTGGCTTGCATGACATTCGATGTTGACATCCTCTGTGTAGCAGTGACAGAAAAACAGCCCTTCTCCAGTAAATGGGGTAAGTATGTATAcattgccttgcaaaagtattcacaccccttggtttacttcacattttgtttttacagtgggattaaaatttgtttttttttttgtcaacaatctacacacaaagtaCTGTCAGtggaattattttttattttatttttttagataAATTCATAACTACAATATAGTCATTGCATCAGTATTCATCACCTTTGTTTTGGctagcctaaattagttcaggaatAAAAATGTGGTTTAAAAAAATCACAGTTACATGGACtatgtgtgaaataataggggttgacatgatttttgaatgactaacccttcctctgtcccccataaatacatttgtaatatccctcagtcaagtattgaatttcaagcacagattcaactacaaagaccaggaagCTTTTCAAAAGCCTCATGAAGAAGGGCACTAAGATTATATTgcaaaggaatacactttttggcctgaatgcaaggCCTTACGTTTGGGGGAAATCCAAcgcatcactgagtaactgcctcattttcaagcatggtggtggctgcatcatgttatgggtatgcatgACATTGGCAACTATTGGGGAGTTTTtctaggataaaaagaaacagggtggcgttatttttatttatttctactttgcacattcttccattgcaaaactaccattccagtatgttacttgctatattgtatttactttgccatcatggccttttttgcctttacctcccttctcacctcatttgctcacattgtatatagacttgtttatactgcattattgact
This genomic window from Oncorhynchus kisutch isolate 150728-3 linkage group LG20, Okis_V2, whole genome shotgun sequence contains:
- the LOC109866039 gene encoding kinesin-like protein KIF20A isoform X2, which gives rise to MLSDWSSLKIIPARLFGTRLRGLQFNVCVNKNTQVMDTCLDKKPEKVGPIVVEDLRENLFADCCAIPSAMPQDSVLFEKEHLRAYLRIRPFNAEENESGESQECVSMEPPDTVLLRAPRTSLSTRRQTSHSDGDKPVSQTAQRFQFTQVYGPDTTQRQMFAGTVKRLVRDVLEGGNSVVFTYGVTNAGKTFTLLGPESDGGILPRSLNMIFNSIEGRVYTRNDVKPHRCRDFTRLTKFQQDEETTNKLNLLRLSKECGFLKSTMSSTCKSTILEGSSLSDVSDQGEGDRFCLDVDSHTKYSVWVSFCEIYNENIHDLLEPIPNGSHRRTVHRLSQDINGNTFVKALKWVQVNNFEEAYKIMKIGKKNQSFSCTKLNNVSSRSHSIFSIRILRIEDVGVPRVHTISELSLCDLAGSERCGRTQNKGVQLKEAGNINTSLLILGKCINTLRLNQQAKFRQHVPFRESKLTHYLQGFFSGRGKACMIININQCASMYDETLNVLKFSAVAQKVVVLNIKPVLAIAPKISAREVSLIINNADCKDLWSRRKSSMVAWETTLEDLQEEEDDEEESCDEGMAEETILEEKLLKEEAEKLALESHIREEVTIEFMELFSKMESDYNERLAKEREITEDRVDKRLEILKNLVGKSVSECASVSCDKETTKEDKVGLLEGIVDTMRDDLARIRRDAEAAQTCLVDLPESPGTVASLMKQVDDLSEELLKTQQQLKFKTNEMAEMSIEMKTVCGQLEEVKENLESQTQNFEALMETCHEKDNVITKLQEAMDQNSEASTRDRALVDSIKEEILSLKQNCKCMNRDSPSSEEGRKRHADVLEDLDDQPALKKGSLEVERLILADELEKLQVVCRQKDMTISQLKEENEATVQKLETVKGEIKRKNEVAEELKRERVSFEQTVQKLSDDLEEQTDCCEAVMASLEEERKETARLSKDNKALVNSIFQLQQTSLKVESSVKTLQTELTEQTEKSTKLPEEIEASRALSKGLKDKSNQKYQTIESLTLETERLRKDAEELKVSSAQRNNFKFHDAIDAMKRQCEIVVEKSVQKSQRIADLEQELNQVREKLSGQEELCNQLETQWSEAQFNLQGYELENGAYNEIMKSYADLKKVSGHQKEQIVDLEVQVQASGGSSERVAVLEKQLAEMEAQCRALQERLEEAQRKLEEVESHGKSKEKVIEDLRLALTEQERTQTEQEQILEAKVKEIEALSEELTSLKGGCLQKNTNGAKSSHVLNDCPGQCENVKWECQQTEESLRLSNEQYESERWLEEKAILMKVANGPEEEKSPCLALEFLRGCSEELRCRQLQTEEETLPKQPSEKEEIREESGSLVEALKLEMQKLQERKADKERELRELNEHANFQTQEELDFSEVSTDGSREHRFPKPELEIQFTTLQPNKLNIRRQGEDKITRSARKRKSNEMEKDPVESENKKNIKLRRDNRVNMQSPTVLCVKADQKKQQTPASLKCKKDGTLQKIGGFIQSSPSLLGSKAKTIMGIVSGRPTEREKDTAVKPKRTKRKLYKTDISSPLDIPSHLILGLDQDERKQPSHYQEAATVENSKEIITNLVQSV